The nucleotide window GTCCATAGTAGGAGTAATTGCTACTATGTTACTTCTGCTCATCAGGCGATCAACAAGACATTAAATGCAAGCGCGAATATGTGTATAATTTAGTCACAGTTAGAATATTGATGAGTTGTAACAGGTGTCAAGGAGATAAATTTGGATCATATGGATCCTCAGAGCATCTCTAGCAGGACCCTCGAACTAGTcccctaaactaaaatttgagggTTTACACACAAAAAACATAAGGTCCTCTACCCAAGCCCTCAAATTTGGGTGGCCCTCAAACTAGCCCCCTTAGCCCCCATCCGGCAGTTGGCCATTTTTTCTCGCTCCCACGCCTGCTCTCTTCCCTCCCGGCGCCCTTCACTCCCCAACGTTTCTACCAAGCGTTGCCCAAATCCAGTGACGAAGGGGCCACTGAATACCTCCTGTCGCAACGCCCCCTCCTCCGCCCAGATCCAGTGGGAGCCACTCCTCCTACGTCTGGACCCCGTTgtggcgctcctcctcctgcATCCAGCCTCCTCCTTCTCCCTCGCTTTCGATATGAGCCGTCGCTCCTCCTAGGCCGCAACCCTGACGAGCCTAATGGCGCGTGTCTTCCTCGACGTGGCGCGACAAGTTTCTCCTCCGGCGAGCGGCGAGGGCGCGATGAGCTCCTCCTCTACTGAGTGGCACCCTCGGCCAACGCCTCCCCGGCGAGGCTGCTCCCTCGACTAGCCGCTTCCCCACGTCAGTGGCGCCCTTGGCCAGCGCCTCCCATGGCGAGGCTGTTCCCTCGACCAGCAGCTCCCCCTGCGAGCCCACTCCCTCGGCCAACGACTCCCCTGGCGGTTCCCTACGGGAACCCCATCGAGGCTGCGACGAGCCCTGCTGAGGCCACGACAGGTGGCTCCCCTGGCAAGCTCCTCCCCTCCCTCTACATTGAGATAGCTCAGATGATAAGTTGAACATTGATGAAGACTAATAACTAAGAGAAAACTTCCTATTTGACACTAGAAAAACTTATGCTTTCCTATTATTGGAGACCCAAACTTAAAATCTTTCCTATTTGTCACctcttttattttttctttcctATGTGAAACTTGTTACTTTAGAGTGGTAACAGCGTTATGTCCTAGACAAAGAGACTGTTTTGCCCTGTTTTTTTTCCAGTATCATGAACTTTTCGTCTGGAACTTAACACCATTACCACTCTAAAAATTAACAGAAGCGTCTAAcaggaaaagaaagataaaaagggTGACAAATAGGAAATATTTTAATCTTATGTGTGAAATAGGACCATAGAAGTTTTTCTagtgtcaaataggaaatttTCTCAATAACAAAAGTCCAACAGGCCTTGGCAAGCAAAAAACAATAAATGAAGAGATGGTCTAAAGCTTCAACAATCTTTGCACAGAACATAGTCATATGATTCTAAATCCATATTTTCCTTAGCACAATGATGGGGACGTGGTTCTCGATCTTACATCAGATTTAAGATAACTATCGATTTggtggagagcgacacaccgatttggcttcagatcaaaaatcctgaaccctacaaccttagcaccacgtctcctctagaTATCAACCATATCATAATCCGGTTGACGTCGCCGAGAAGGTTAATCCCTGTTGTGAATCaaagaatacaagcaagaacaggataaaATGCAACTCAAGTAAAGTGACaatttgcagatgtatgattaagatCTCAACATGGGGTTTCACAAActgtgaatcgaagaacacaagcaagaacaagataaaatgcaACTCAAGTAAAGTGACAATTTGTAGATGTATAATTAAGATCTCAATGTGGGGTTTCACAAACCGATAACAACGATTGTTCAAAGATAGACTAATctaaaacaaaaatcaaaacctaACGATGTCTGGCAGCGGTGACTAATTATAAGGTCTAAGGGTCATCgctccccctggacgcgcccccctaacgggctcaaagacgatacacggcccaaaCGAATTAAAGACGGTGAGGGAGCACTTGACAGATTCTAGAGGTTGACTTACTCCGGTGAAATTTGGACCTCAAATTAAATCCACTGGTTATCTTatgaaattagctttccatccatacgtggatcgtcgaaaacgaagTTTGGATGTGTCCTGGATGTTCGTTTTACTGCAggctggtcctgaaggccgagatAGACTCAAACTTAAGTTGGACTGAGCCTTCGACTTGGCTTGGACGCCCTTGCTGGCCTACTGAGGTGACAAGGAGAGGAGGACATCCAAATGCTTCCTTGATGTATTCTCCAtattcttggggcgtgctccaacggtTAGGGTTCAAGGGTGAATATCAAGCCCATGATGACAACGACGACATAGCTTTCGGCAGAAAACAACGGCAACTTGTTATAATGTTTTGGAGGCCTTGACAACGACGACACAGCTCTCGGCAGAAACAACGGCACCTTATAAATAAATAGCGTGGCAAATTGGCAAGAGCAGCAATAATAGTTTGGTAGCTGCTCGCCACGCCAGGCTAGGGACGACGACGAATTGAAGCGGCAACTAATGGCGTCCTCTAGGCATGTGCTGCTCTTGGCTGCCGTCGCGTGCCTCACGTCGCTGGCCTCCGGGACGCAGTGGATGGTCGGGGACGGCGGTGGCTGGAGGGCCAAGTTCAACGAGACCGGCTGGACCGACGGCAAGACGTTCGTGGTCGGCGACAGCCTGCGTACGCACGAGACGACACACCACCATGCACATGAATCGTCTTTTTTCATTGGAATTTATACAGAGTTAGCTATCTAGCCCATTGTCGTCGTTGCTCCCTCGCTCGCAGAGTTCGTATACCCCAAGGAGAAGCACACGGTGATCATGGTCGGCAAGGACGCCTTCGCGGCGTGCGACCTGAGCGCCAACCTGCAGCTCCGGAACTGGACCAGCGGCAACGACGTCGTGCAGCTCGACATGCCCGGCAAGGTGTGGTTCATCTGCAACAAGCCCAGCCACTGCGACAACGGCATGAAGCTCCTCATCGACGTGGTCGACGGCACCGTCGCCCCATCCCCGCCGCTGCTGTTCCCGTTCCCGTTCCCGGGAATGGCCCCGGCCCCATCTCTCCGTTGGCCGTTATTCCCCGGGGGatcggccccggccccggccccagCATCGCCAGCGGCAGCGCCGCCGTCTGCGGGGGTGCGGAACCCGGTCCTCGGCGTGGTCGCCGCGGCGGCAGCCGCCGTGGTCGCTGCCGCGCTCGCGTTCTAGGGCCGCCCTCTCCATGCCTGCTGTGACCGTGCACGCACATGCAAGAGTTTAGAGCTATATATGTATATCAGGGGCTGCCTAGTCATGTGTCTCACTGAGggtgatcttttttttttttgcgaatgtgTTTCAGGTGATATGAGTTTGTCTCAGTCTGCTATATTGCCGGCCTGCATTAATAAGTTCATTCTAATAAAGTTTAACTCTTCATATTTTATTGACCATAGATATAAAATCAGAGGGTGTGCGCGCTTGTACAGTGAATAGTTGCATCTTATAATTAACTAGTAGTacgttgtcggtgttttggaccgggggtccttaaccaactagtaaatttatactgcgtgtttctaatcccggatggtgatgcaaagagacacaaggtttatactggttcaggcaataggtgccatacgtccagtctgagggatcgatcttgtatttcttgcaccgaaatgctcgtagtagggggttacaa belongs to Miscanthus floridulus cultivar M001 chromosome 4, ASM1932011v1, whole genome shotgun sequence and includes:
- the LOC136548054 gene encoding blue copper protein 1a-like gives rise to the protein MASSRHVLLLAAVACLTSLASGTQWMVGDGGGWRAKFNETGWTDGKTFVVGDSLQFVYPKEKHTVIMVGKDAFAACDLSANLQLRNWTSGNDVVQLDMPGKVWFICNKPSHCDNGMKLLIDVVDGTVAPSPPLLFPFPFPGMAPAPSLRWPLFPGGSAPAPAPASPAAAPPSAGVRNPVLGVVAAAAAAVVAAALAF